The proteins below are encoded in one region of Planctopirus limnophila DSM 3776:
- a CDS encoding tetratricopeptide repeat protein, giving the protein MEISDALAAAEITKEEPPHISNSAMAREAMRSVIRFWFRGHTKMKKTSLQFRDSALCKALIVLLVLCLVPAVCDSADDRVVSSDDAITLVDAWDGVSMPLYSLDEFLEFTEIGAKLLEKTKDPRHPEFLRKKSILLRAKRELVRTIETLEMASSLYPEHPGLAGMWCEAMWFGNKDRNAAYAKVKALRRSHPESVDVAKSLAIIAYQNGDATIAAHSASKVLEANPYDQESCLTLASALNENMKPIKAIEVTERSLVNGSGVHRNAYTQLLGLRGVLLGECGRFKEAELCLKSSRHDGHKSFATNYMLHRTLIESGRYREAELFLETLDQDEKTHPRISLLLAAHHVHNGRLKEAEAIVSQVDRSACLFEYDALVVKILIKKEKYFEAYKVLKGSDVSPMSPDYLVDHAVMKLYFHKAYAVGEMSEEEIKMVCAALDLERVPQVEGDCGLVMAFSVESQILSAVMKRSLDPNNKSVEINENKNGSRFIDEKQQANLKSALSVLRQDDVSENELVNVLRQNSVIGLRAPVLMFVDRDAE; this is encoded by the coding sequence GTGGAAATCTCCGACGCCTTGGCCGCCGCCGAGATCACCAAAGAAGAACCGCCTCATATTTCCAACTCGGCAATGGCCAGAGAGGCGATGCGATCTGTCATTAGATTCTGGTTCCGTGGACACACGAAAATGAAAAAAACGTCGCTTCAGTTTAGAGATTCGGCACTGTGCAAAGCCTTGATTGTTCTACTGGTCTTATGCTTGGTGCCTGCGGTATGTGATAGTGCCGATGATCGTGTGGTCAGCAGCGATGACGCAATAACACTCGTCGACGCATGGGACGGTGTGTCGATGCCACTTTACTCGCTTGATGAATTCCTGGAGTTCACCGAAATCGGGGCCAAATTGCTGGAGAAAACCAAGGATCCTCGTCATCCAGAATTTCTGAGAAAGAAATCGATTTTGCTTCGGGCAAAGCGAGAACTGGTTCGTACAATTGAAACGCTTGAAATGGCATCCAGTCTCTATCCGGAACATCCCGGATTGGCCGGCATGTGGTGCGAAGCCATGTGGTTTGGCAACAAAGATCGAAACGCCGCATATGCGAAAGTCAAAGCATTACGACGGTCACATCCTGAATCAGTCGATGTTGCCAAGAGCCTGGCAATAATTGCCTATCAGAATGGAGATGCAACAATCGCCGCTCATTCAGCTTCAAAGGTGCTAGAAGCCAATCCGTATGATCAGGAGTCGTGTCTGACTCTTGCATCGGCTTTGAATGAGAATATGAAGCCAATTAAGGCCATTGAAGTCACCGAGCGATCGCTTGTGAATGGCTCTGGTGTCCACCGGAACGCTTACACCCAACTTTTAGGATTGCGTGGCGTCTTGCTGGGTGAATGTGGACGCTTCAAGGAAGCAGAGCTCTGTCTAAAAAGCTCGCGACACGATGGGCATAAAAGCTTTGCGACAAATTACATGCTTCACAGAACTTTGATTGAGTCCGGGAGGTACAGAGAAGCGGAACTTTTTTTGGAAACCTTGGATCAGGATGAAAAAACGCACCCACGCATCAGCCTTTTGTTGGCAGCTCATCATGTCCACAATGGCCGATTGAAAGAAGCTGAGGCGATTGTGTCACAAGTGGATCGTTCTGCTTGCCTATTTGAGTATGATGCGCTCGTTGTGAAGATTCTAATCAAGAAAGAGAAATACTTTGAGGCCTATAAAGTTCTTAAGGGTTCTGATGTTTCGCCCATGAGCCCAGACTACTTAGTCGATCATGCTGTCATGAAGCTGTATTTTCACAAGGCTTACGCTGTTGGCGAGATGAGTGAAGAGGAAATCAAGATGGTCTGCGCGGCGCTTGATCTGGAGAGAGTACCGCAAGTTGAAGGGGACTGTGGTTTGGTAATGGCGTTTTCTGTTGAGAGTCAAATACTCTCAGCGGTCATGAAGCGGAGCCTTGATCCCAACAACAAGTCCGTCGAGATCAATGAGAATAAGAATGGATCCCGGTTTATTGATGAAAAGCAACAAGCGAATCTGAAGTCGGCTTTGAGTGTGCTGCGGCAGGATGATGTGAGTGAAAATGAGCTTGTGAATGTGTTGAGACAGAATAGTGTGATTGGGTTAAGGGCACCAGTTCTGATGTTTGTAGATCGCGATGCTGAATAG